A window of the Hyphomicrobiales bacterium genome harbors these coding sequences:
- a CDS encoding DUF2470 domain-containing protein, which yields MAPKKQEDVLRRTDSDGIALAKQLLRQAIQGSLAALEHESGHPLASRVTVATDVDGTPIILISELSNHTAALMNDPRCSLLVGEIGSGDPLAHPRMTLICSAKQLDRQSDEGQRARKRFLMRHNAAALYADFGDFHFFKLKIERANLNGGFAKAYALKAEDFVLNDETLCAAFADAEDGVIGHMNEDHQKAITHYAKTAAPELAADYDELSWLMTGIDPDGIDLRADDIALRIPFEDAPIKADDIRAVLVKMAKSG from the coding sequence ATGGCACCGAAAAAACAGGAAGATGTACTTAGGCGAACCGATTCTGATGGAATCGCGCTAGCAAAGCAGCTTCTAAGGCAAGCAATCCAAGGCAGTCTCGCCGCTTTGGAACACGAAAGCGGCCATCCATTGGCAAGCCGTGTAACGGTTGCAACAGATGTTGACGGCACGCCCATTATCTTAATTTCGGAATTATCCAACCATACAGCTGCCTTGATGAATGATCCGCGCTGTTCATTGCTGGTTGGTGAAATAGGAAGCGGTGATCCCCTCGCCCACCCACGTATGACGCTCATTTGTTCAGCGAAACAATTAGATCGACAATCAGACGAAGGACAACGCGCGCGAAAACGGTTTTTAATGCGCCATAACGCGGCTGCTCTATATGCAGATTTTGGCGACTTTCATTTCTTTAAATTGAAAATCGAACGCGCAAATTTGAATGGAGGGTTTGCCAAAGCCTACGCCCTTAAAGCGGAGGATTTCGTTTTAAACGATGAAACATTGTGCGCTGCTTTCGCCGACGCTGAAGACGGTGTGATTGGCCACATGAATGAAGACCATCAAAAAGCGATCACCCATTATGCCAAAACCGCAGCACCTGAGCTTGCCGCCGATTACGACGAGCTAAGCTGGCTTATGACGGGCATTGATCCTGATGGTATTGACTTGAGAGCAGATGACATTGCCCTTCGCATTCCCTTTGAAGACGCGCCCATCAAAGCAGACGACATTCGTGCCGTTTTGGTGAAGATGGCAAAGAGCGGCTAG
- a CDS encoding DUF459 domain-containing protein yields MTKTYTHSAMYFASVVFLSVSIGAISHSYAESTLGSETIISPVLKKKTPKLIVEEVVELEAKPKRKKTSVVRRRKDPVVLPRVRPDLNENGGVFELAQLGPHAELPAENASNEASSTVDLDSVTTSSVILDQDQPQDANVSAAAGSESAANADELALLKAEIASLKAQLLSEKENAAKLTGDLVRAKEKTLEQATAKQAAAAKKSDVAEDAAEKTAEIKAAEDVVAEPNEPKEAEVSDVKTPALNEVVGNDAAKRVDATKEAVATPKTAADTVADAETLSKDASEKAAAETEAKTNAATQAADKAEEKGVDAKKVADDDTASKVEEPKVALAPADPAKSKSDDASKAVADPNAANASLKEGEEAAEIDPALLLPFPRENPFERVIPKVAKGPLYIKLPPINDTYNIYVLGDSLGSGLWQGLHQNFRGSVAPAIKVVKKAKANTGIVRSDRFDWMENMEKIANGGGFQLAVLMFGANDAQSIRAKGKRHHFRTPGWEQLYRARIDRMIRALKRKKIAVYWVGLPNVRVASLREDYLHFNAIFKEKADEHGIHFIETWDVTNDENGEWQPSGKTVQGRKAVLRAKDGTHFTSSGYRRLAQFPEEILRPDINQARANRLAKGLRIRGNDG; encoded by the coding sequence ATGACAAAAACGTATACTCATAGCGCAATGTATTTTGCTTCTGTCGTGTTTTTGAGCGTGTCAATTGGGGCGATTTCGCATTCATACGCTGAAAGCACGCTCGGTTCAGAGACTATCATTTCTCCAGTTTTGAAGAAAAAAACACCCAAGCTAATTGTTGAAGAAGTTGTTGAGCTTGAAGCTAAGCCAAAACGGAAAAAAACGTCTGTTGTTCGCCGCCGAAAAGATCCAGTTGTCCTACCGAGGGTAAGACCGGATCTGAATGAAAATGGTGGTGTTTTTGAACTCGCGCAATTGGGTCCACATGCAGAGTTGCCAGCTGAGAATGCGAGCAATGAAGCGTCAAGTACCGTCGATCTAGATTCAGTCACCACATCAAGCGTTATACTCGACCAAGATCAACCGCAAGACGCTAATGTTTCAGCTGCTGCTGGTTCTGAAAGTGCTGCGAATGCAGATGAGCTGGCTTTGTTGAAAGCCGAGATTGCATCACTTAAAGCGCAACTCTTAAGTGAGAAGGAAAACGCAGCAAAGCTGACTGGCGACTTGGTTCGTGCGAAAGAAAAGACGTTAGAACAAGCAACGGCTAAACAAGCAGCTGCGGCTAAAAAATCTGATGTTGCTGAGGACGCGGCAGAAAAAACCGCCGAGATTAAAGCGGCAGAAGATGTTGTCGCAGAGCCTAACGAGCCTAAAGAGGCTGAAGTCTCAGACGTTAAAACACCCGCTCTCAACGAAGTCGTAGGTAATGACGCTGCAAAGCGCGTGGATGCGACAAAAGAAGCGGTGGCTACGCCTAAAACGGCTGCTGATACTGTCGCTGATGCTGAAACCTTAAGTAAAGACGCAAGCGAAAAAGCTGCGGCTGAAACTGAGGCAAAGACGAATGCCGCTACCCAAGCTGCGGATAAGGCTGAAGAGAAGGGCGTCGACGCAAAGAAAGTTGCTGATGACGACACAGCGTCGAAAGTGGAAGAACCAAAGGTTGCTCTCGCGCCAGCCGACCCCGCAAAGTCTAAATCAGATGATGCATCAAAAGCTGTCGCTGATCCAAATGCAGCAAATGCATCGCTAAAGGAAGGCGAGGAAGCTGCTGAAATTGATCCAGCCCTCTTGCTTCCATTCCCGCGTGAAAATCCATTTGAGCGCGTAATTCCAAAAGTTGCTAAAGGCCCACTTTACATCAAGCTACCGCCCATCAACGACACGTATAATATATACGTTTTGGGAGATTCTCTTGGTTCCGGTTTATGGCAGGGCTTGCACCAGAACTTCCGTGGTTCCGTGGCACCTGCAATTAAGGTTGTGAAAAAGGCTAAAGCGAACACAGGTATTGTACGCAGTGACCGTTTTGACTGGATGGAAAACATGGAGAAAATCGCCAATGGCGGTGGCTTCCAACTTGCCGTGCTGATGTTCGGCGCTAACGACGCGCAATCAATTCGTGCGAAGGGCAAACGCCATCATTTCCGTACACCTGGATGGGAACAACTTTACCGAGCACGCATCGACCGTATGATCCGCGCCTTGAAGCGCAAGAAGATTGCGGTCTATTGGGTGGGCCTGCCAAATGTGCGCGTTGCAAGCTTGCGTGAGGATTACCTTCATTTCAACGCGATCTTTAAAGAGAAAGCTGATGAGCACGGTATTCATTTCATTGAGACATGGGATGTGACCAATGATGAGAATGGCGAATGGCAGCCTTCAGGAAAGACTGTTCAAGGTAGAAAAGCCGTTCTGCGAGCGAAGGATGGAACCCACTTTACCTCTTCAGGGTATCGTCGTTTGGCTCAATTCCCCGAAGAAATTTTGCGCCCAGACATAAATCAAGCGCGTGCTAATCGTCTTGCTAAAGGCTTGCGAATTAGAGGTAACGACGGATAA
- a CDS encoding DUF971 domain-containing protein produces the protein MSENAWPKELRVSKDKRSLTISFDDGGTFDLSAEYLRVTSPSAEVQGHSPAQRKTVPGKRDVEIMKMEPVGNYAVRITFTDLHDTGIFSWVYLRELGVEHAERWAAYLGELEEKGMSR, from the coding sequence ATGAGTGAAAATGCATGGCCTAAAGAATTGCGTGTGTCGAAAGATAAGCGCTCTCTAACTATTTCTTTTGATGATGGCGGAACATTTGACTTGAGCGCTGAATATTTGCGCGTCACCAGCCCATCTGCAGAAGTTCAAGGCCATTCGCCAGCCCAGCGCAAAACGGTCCCGGGTAAGCGTGATGTTGAAATTATGAAAATGGAACCAGTCGGTAATTATGCTGTACGCATAACCTTCACCGACCTCCATGATACCGGTATATTCTCATGGGTGTATCTGCGCGAACTTGGCGTTGAACATGCAGAGCGATGGGCCGCCTATTTGGGTGAGCTTGAAGAAAAGGGTATGAGCCGCTAG